DNA from Centroberyx gerrardi isolate f3 chromosome 20, fCenGer3.hap1.cur.20231027, whole genome shotgun sequence:
CATGGCAGCCTCTGGGCGCCGGGGCAGGACCCTGATCAAAACAAAGAGGGACACACTGCATTGATGCCCTTCCATGTGGTAACTGCATCAGCCAAATCCCATTTTAACACAAGACACTAAGACTGGACACTTAAATTATGTGACCAGCTGAAATCACAGGACATCAAACTTATGCAGCTATCATAGCAAGAGTCTGAGATCAACAGATTAAAATGTTTTGCCCtccattgtattttttttttcattggcaGAAATGAATTATAATCACATACAGGAAACACAACAGTGACATGTTATTGGACATGCCTCTTGTAATGTACAGAAAAGTATTATCAAGAACCGGCTATGGACTTTCCATTATTCAAAATGGTAACCTGCACAGTGGCATCCAGCATAAGAACTACTAgcaactactacaactactagcCTGCTTCTATCAATCAAATTGCTTAGGCAGAAAATCATGTTGTTCTACTCACCTGAGTTTCTGGCACACTCCATGTGGCAGTATGTGTGTCAAAAACACTGACTTCGTTGTTCCAGCCCCAGCACCTAAATAACGTGTTCCCAATCACTGTCTAAAGGGTGATGATGTGTGATTATGatttccaaaacaaaatatatgcCAAGATCATATGCTAAAGTACAATATAATGACCAAACTTCATATGTCAAAGTATAATATGATTACCAAAGTATTTCAAGAAGCATGCATACGCCAGATAACACCAAAACTACCATGGAATAAAACAATGACAGACTATCGGTTGATATGGCTCCAAGATATACATGAGAACAAAATGCTGTTGTGTTGTAGTATTATTTACCCAGGATGTCTCTTCCACGACGAAGCTAGACGATGAAGTGTTGCGTACCTCCCCTATGGTCTTACAGCCATACCCTCCAAAGTAGATTAGTCTGCACCAAAGAAACAAGGATACATAATTTCTCCTTCACCATTTCACACAACACTACTTTAACCACACAAAACAGTGTGAAAACTAGAGAACATGAGGTGAAATCCACTGTAAAAGGACTCTCTTGATTCAGTGCAATGTGGAAATTTGCAAGATCAAAAGAGTTGTCATGTTATTATTAAAGATTTTCTCAATGCTGCAGACGGGGAAATCCCTCCAAAACCCTCAACTAATTTCTTGGGTCATGGCTAAAAACATTAAATTCCAAAACAtctcctctttatctcctcctgttGAGGTGCGAGTTGTTCGTTAGCATGCAAAATGACCAATTCCTCAGGTATGAGGGTGAAAAGCCTGCTCTCGCTGGGGCGTGAGCGATTAAATGGCTCGGCTGGAGCTCATTGTTAGgtgtggatgggggggggggaggaaacgACGATTGTGCACACAGACAGGCGGGAATACAGGcattcagacagacagctgacctGTCTCTGTGTACCCAGCAGGAGTGTTTGTTTCGCGGTGAGGGCGTAGTTCCTCTGGCGTCGGTCACTCTCTTCCATGTGTAGCACGGCTCCGTGAGGTCAACGCTGAACAGCTGCAAACAGGAGCGTAGATAAACACAACAGTTCATACAGCCAAACTAAGGGACATCTGCATTAGCCGAGCATTATAACATGGCCGTCCATTATTGTTGGTGAGGCCCTGAATCACTAAGGCCAACATTTAACTGGAAAAAGCACAAAAATTCCAGACTTTCCTTAAATGAAGCACagcagaaaaggaaaaatatgtttcctgcatgtaaaaaaaaatgttatgctAAAGAGGAAGCTGTAATCCTACTCGATTTCAGTCGAAATTCATTGAAGTTGGCTCTATGAAATATTGAGCATTACATCTAACTCTCTGCTTGTGCTTCTGCTTCAGAATGCCCTTTCATTTCTGAGGTGAACACTGATGTGTGGACTTGTTACCGTTTGATAAGGAATGATAATGATACAGCAAGGCGCCTCATTCACAGCTCACATTGCGACCAATTTTTGCACACATTTCATTGCCAACTCTCCCTTTCCACACGCTGCATGCTGCTGTTTTTGTATCTGTCTCCGCCTTGCCAGCCAATCTCAAGTTACAGCAAGTTCTGCATTTCACAGACAGCTTTCATATCAATATGCGgccatgaaaaaaaacaagaaacacgTCAGGCAACATTCATGTCCTTATCCCACATTCTCATCAGCGCTTAGTGATTCCTAAGAGCAGAGTCAGGGACAGCTGGTTTTACAAGCAGCCTGGGGCAACTCACATCGTTGGTGTATCCAATGGGGTCGCATCCCGCAAAGATGTAGAGCGTGTTGTTGACATAAGAGCCACAGAAGCCCGATAGCTGTGAGGGCAAATCCCCGGTAATCTCCCTCcgctccctgacacacacacacagaggaaggaggaggagagagagagcaagttgGACACACATGTAAAGGTAAAACTCAGTGATGGTGGGGCTGGCTTTAGTAAGAGCTCCCCTCTTTCTCACCGTGAAAGTCGAACCGTAAAACTAGAAGAGACAGCAATAACATAGCTAGTAGCTGGAGTTTCATTTTGAGTTAAAGCAATCTTTGTTGATCATGTGCAGGTATAACACAATCAAAGAAGATCTGGATTTATGATCCTAAGCCAATTGCTTCATGAAAAGTCAGAGGCTATTGGTTTCCAATTTGCTACTGATTCCTCTGAAACCCTATTCTTTGGTCTTCATGAAGTTTAAATCCCACTGGTATGCTAGAGGAAGTTACAGTATCTTGTTTGTATCCATTTTAAGGAACTTGATGAAATAAACATGCTGTACTGCCACAGATTAGATGTCAACCCGACACAGCGTGTGTCTCAGCTGATAGAACGACCTGATCTTACCAAGCCCCGCTGTCCAAATTACAGAGCCATATCTCATCGCTGGGCAACACCACGTCATTTCCAGCAACAACCTGTCAGGAAACAAAGACAAGATATACCATCATATGACACTTAGCCTACATCTTAACAAGTTACTGGGAAATTTATTAGCAAAGGAAAAAGTCAccctagtgaattaaattatattcTGTCAATGGTCCTGGGTAGTGTAAACTTTATTAACATTAACCAATTTCCCCAAAGAAAcaattaaagtttcatctcttAAGAACAAAGCCCATGATGCCATCCAACACTTTCTAGAGCTGCTTTCTGGAGCAGCACAGTGCCGAGAGgcatttttgtatgttttctggTTAAAAACTGTTAGTGCTACTGTGAAGTAATGTTCATTTGGTGGTAAAACCTCAAACAAATGTACACAAGTAAATGTCATTCATGGTCAATACTCAAGAGTATCTTGGTGACATCAAAGTCTGGCTGTAGTCTTGGTTATACAGTGTTGTTCATATACTTTTTTGCAGAATGTAGCCTAAATTATGTCTTAGACAATTCTGGGGTCACGCTAAAACTTGTTCCTTAGCAATTAAAGCTTCAATGGCGGCTCCTTGAGTGCCACTGGCTTAACAGTGGGGTTTTCCCATTCAACAGCTGGTCACCATTGTTCTCTATGAACATTTATGCAGATACACCAATGTAAACCTTTAAAAAAGAACTATAATCAATGTTAAATTTTAGAATGACACTATACAAATCACAGCCAAACTAGGCCTATATGTCGTTATAGGAATATCGTAGTGATGCCATAGGAGTTAAGGTCACCATCAACTTCCTATGGGAATATCAGCCGCCAGTGACTTCTCATTAGGATAATGGAGAATTTAAAAGGCACGAGACTAATGGCATTTATCTCGTGACATCATTCCCGGGGCTCTTGGCAGACTCCTCTAACCCACCGAGGTATAATTATGTAGCGACGTGTCTTACCTGGTAACCCCCCCAAACATATAGGATGTTGTCGTCTATAAACGCCGTGTGGTTGCTTCTCTCCAGCCCGCTCATCTCGTCGCGGCTCTCAACATCCATCTCAGACCTGGTGACTGACTGAACAGTAGTGCGGGACCTCAACCCgacaaaaaaacactgtttactTTAACCACTACAGCGGGGAATGCTAACAGGAAACCCTAGACCGGGGGCAGACCTGCCTCTGCCCAGGCTGAAGAAGGAAAAGCCGACTGGAGTATTTGCGAAACGTGTTTTTCAGGCTTGAAGCCCCTGGGGCGTCGGGACTGGTTTGCTTTACTCCTCCCAGTAGCATTCAACCTGTTGTTATGCAAGTTAACCTCAGGCCACAGGCAAACCATgatgacacactgtacacaggcagggatggagaggggggtgAACCCGCTTAACTCAATTTACCCACCTGTGGAGTGAGGAGCGTTAATCCACCTTTTAGGGCTGgctaacatacagtacatgtttatGATGTGACATTCATAGTTTTCACCATTAAACTAATCTGAgttatagtttacccacctttttatttactactGGGACTACATGAATTAATTTACAATAATCACACTATTTTGGCCTACATTTGgtaaagtgaaagtgtgtgaggTAGTTGCATGCTCTGCAATCAACAGCTTCTGTACCATCAAATGGCAATGGATAATCTATATATTTAAATTTACACCTTACAATATAGGCTACTCTATTAGAGCAGAACACTTAAGTAGGGTTTGGGTACAACAAATGGCAGTGGTGTATTGGTAACTTGTAAGGTGGGTAAACTTTGACAGTTGGTGATCATAAGGCAACtaagatgaagaaaaataataattattttatttatttgtgaaaaCCTCACATCTGTGTAACTTTCATCAATTTGACACTACTTACTATACTATGAATTTCACATCAGGAATGTTTATGTCAGCCTATAAAGGTGGATAAACACTAGGCCTACTTCATAAATTAAAAGGGCGGTAAACTGTTTTTAGGTGTGTCttccctccactacatccttgATAGGATTATAACTGGCAAAATGTCCACTCTTTCCCTTTGCTGCCAAATTAAAGAGAGGAAATCCTCAACAATaggcctttttcttttttttttttttgtttgaaacaCATCCACCCTAATCTTGTAGAGGATTCTTTATTTGTAAAGTTTGGCTCGGACGACAGCTTCTCCCAAAAAAATACTGCTCAGCTTGATTTGTGAGGCAGTTTTCTGACACTCAGAAGGTCTGTAGGATGAgagagtgcagctttaagaacaTCCCACCTGAGGCTTGTCATCTTAATGAAAAACTGATTGGCTCAGTAGGACCAGTGGTACCATGTAGACCTTTTGCACAGCAGTCATTTTGACGTGTCATAGCAgagtaaacacaggtgtaactaataacattaatgatggttccattccatttaggtgttccagtgACAGGGCCTGGTGTTGTGCATGCTGGCTCACTGGAATgcactggaacacctaaatggaatggaaccatcattaatgttattagttacacctgtgtttactcTGCTATGACACGTCAAAATGACTGCTGTGTGTCAAACAACAGGCTTTTACTGTATCTCATATCCatacatatgccatttggtagACACTTTATCCAAAGAGCCTTACAGTATCATGAGTGcatgtatttttaatcaatTCAAAGAGCTATATTTTGTTGTCATATTTGTGTATCTTGTAGTGTAATTAAGTCGTTTTTGTTACCTTTGCAGCCAAGtacaactgcaaaaaaaaagtgaccaAAACTCTTGGCTTGACTCCAACAATGAATCAAAATAATCACTCTGCTAAATGACGATGATCATTATAGGATATTTCACCCATTTGAAAACCATCATTTACatagtgttgtttttattaagcTGACATATAGAgacaatataatatataatgtagTCGTCACAAGCACTCATAACAGAGGAAACGATCAGGACAGCAGCCTTCCTTTCATGTTTCCATCCAGCAGTTCTATACACAAATATAATGACAACTGGGTGAAATATTGATAATCAAAATCAATTCTATCAACCTTTAATAgatttgcatttgcattgtCTGTAAGGCCAGTATTTTGAGTTATAGTGACAGGTGTGAGAGATTATTTTCTATCTAATCTATCTGTATTTAATATGTCCAAATAAATACCAGCTTTAAGAATCAAATACAAACATGCTCCGACCAGTGAGATTCATAGAAATTTtattagataaaaaaaataaagttgattGAGGATGAGGGAGGGCGTCATATGAGTCAGATGGGAGGTAAGTGGC
Protein-coding regions in this window:
- the LOC139920120 gene encoding kelch domain-containing protein 1-like isoform X2, whose translation is MDVESRDEMSGLERSNHTAFIDDNILYVWGGYQVVAGNDVVLPSDEIWLCNLDSGAWERREITGDLPSQLSGFCGSYVNNTLYIFAGCDPIGYTNDLFSVDLTEPCYTWKRVTDARGTTPSPRNKHSCWVHRDRLIYFGGYGCKTIGEVRNTSSSSFVVEETSWTVIGNTLFRCWGWNNEVSVFDTHTATWSVPETQGPAPAPRGCHASALLGNKGFISGGLETEELDLFCLDLETWTWTQFDLPPSCVPLGRSMHTLTPTSDHTLFLFGGLGTDGNPLSDAWQFDTLKGEWTERTHPHSDKPRLWHTACQGKDNDVVVFGGSRNFSILVDSVAVLRSPWQHHCKDVLIFQTQPYSLSRLCEDFIGKHAELIGEQLNWLPPRLRKRVDKRFAFFSANKPMLTA
- the LOC139920120 gene encoding kelch domain-containing protein 1-like isoform X1, coding for MDVESRDEMSGLERSNHTAFIDDNILYVWGGYQVVAGNDVVLPSDEIWLCNLDSGAWERREITGDLPSQLSGFCGSYVNNTLYIFAGCDPIGYTNDLFSVDLTEPCYTWKRVTDARGTTPSPRNKHSCWVHRDRLIYFGGYGCKTIGEVRNTSSSSFVVEETSWTVIGNTLFRCWGWNNEVSVFDTHTATWSVPETQGPAPAPRGCHASALLGNKGFISGGLETEELDLFCLDLETWTWTQFDLPPSCVPLGRSMHTLTPTSDHTLFLFGGLGTDGNPLSKSRPQSDAWQFDTLKGEWTERTHPHSDKPRLWHTACQGKDNDVVVFGGSRNFSILVDSVAVLRSPWQHHCKDVLIFQTQPYSLSRLCEDFIGKHAELIGEQLNWLPPRLRKRVDKRFAFFSANKPMLTA